The proteins below are encoded in one region of Pseudomonas entomophila L48:
- a CDS encoding M48 family metallopeptidase, whose amino-acid sequence MSATFLERVRIHAWLWFGEGFLIFLACTLCLLPLLAWLTFSGWPGWVAALLTWPAPVMGWSIIRQAFTHQDDDESPGIELHAQALPDLAAAIEQVRAKLGAPAPDFVYLDECFNAGIRQQRSLLGRTRNSLVLGLPLLEALDSEACTAILAHEFAHIAQRHGRYSSRLYFARQRWQAMGERIEKHVGLAHAPLRLFVGWYVPRLLRASYAFARQCEYQADAEAARTYGSRVMAQALIGMRIQSRALQSAFWPQRHVETAGGHFTELAHGQPLAEPTDRAHACTWLHDALREEVDEHSTHPSLAQRLSALEIDTDPQHADIPWQRPAPCAARLWLGDEHAALAQRMDARCDDHFQHQHERATQRTRAQRSDRHALLSKRSLRTLNADELAHLAWLERHLLAPGCEGENWLELGLALDAQHPWLMFQQAQRHQQQGDCSTASELWQALAEQPSRYQVSALHRLAEHALRNQDWAAARLLREQADELSQAFEQAPDYQPHGLPASKLEILTETLAPLLSATAGAWLLLEPGADHYLLVVLPRNSWLSRLLRRVSGEVPFEQEACEQLLERLMPRVELPVRSLLLEPSDPLLAHCGPASALHPLEP is encoded by the coding sequence ATGAGCGCCACTTTTCTCGAGCGTGTGCGTATCCATGCCTGGCTGTGGTTCGGCGAAGGCTTTCTGATCTTCCTCGCCTGCACGCTGTGCCTGCTGCCCTTGCTGGCCTGGCTGACCTTTTCAGGTTGGCCGGGCTGGGTGGCCGCGCTGCTGACCTGGCCGGCACCGGTGATGGGGTGGTCGATCATCCGCCAGGCATTCACCCACCAGGACGACGACGAGTCACCCGGTATCGAGTTGCATGCGCAAGCACTGCCGGATCTCGCCGCCGCCATTGAACAAGTACGTGCCAAGCTCGGCGCACCGGCGCCAGACTTCGTCTACCTGGATGAATGTTTCAATGCCGGCATCCGCCAACAACGCTCGTTGCTCGGCCGCACCCGCAACAGCCTGGTACTCGGGCTACCACTACTCGAAGCGCTGGACAGCGAAGCCTGCACGGCGATTCTCGCCCACGAGTTCGCCCACATCGCCCAGCGGCATGGCCGCTACAGCAGCCGCCTGTATTTTGCACGGCAACGCTGGCAGGCCATGGGTGAGCGTATCGAGAAGCATGTCGGGCTGGCCCATGCGCCCCTACGTCTGTTCGTCGGTTGGTATGTACCTCGCCTGCTCAGGGCCAGTTACGCGTTCGCCCGGCAGTGCGAGTACCAGGCCGATGCCGAAGCGGCGCGCACCTACGGCAGCCGGGTCATGGCGCAGGCGCTGATCGGGATGCGCATCCAGTCCCGGGCGCTGCAATCCGCGTTCTGGCCACAGCGCCATGTCGAGACGGCGGGAGGGCACTTCACCGAACTGGCGCATGGTCAACCACTGGCCGAGCCCACAGACAGGGCTCACGCCTGCACTTGGTTGCATGATGCCTTGCGTGAGGAGGTGGATGAACACTCGACCCACCCGAGCCTGGCACAGCGCCTGTCGGCGCTGGAGATCGACACGGACCCACAGCATGCCGACATTCCCTGGCAGCGCCCCGCACCCTGCGCGGCACGCCTGTGGCTGGGGGATGAACATGCGGCCCTGGCGCAGCGCATGGACGCGCGCTGTGACGATCATTTTCAGCATCAGCATGAGCGCGCGACCCAGCGGACTCGGGCTCAACGCAGCGATAGGCATGCCCTGCTGAGCAAGCGCTCGCTACGGACACTGAATGCCGACGAACTGGCGCACCTCGCCTGGCTGGAGCGCCACCTGCTGGCGCCTGGATGCGAAGGTGAAAACTGGCTCGAGCTTGGCCTGGCCCTGGATGCACAGCATCCCTGGCTGATGTTCCAGCAGGCACAGCGGCACCAGCAGCAGGGCGACTGCTCGACGGCCAGCGAGCTGTGGCAAGCACTGGCGGAGCAACCCTCCAGGTACCAGGTGAGCGCACTGCACCGCCTTGCCGAACATGCATTGCGCAACCAGGACTGGGCCGCCGCCCGCCTCCTGCGCGAACAGGCGGACGAGCTGTCGCAGGCCTTCGAGCAAGCGCCTGACTACCAGCCCCACGGCCTGCCCGCATCGAAACTGGAGATACTGACCGAAACCCTTGCTCCGTTATTGTCGGCCACGGCCGGTGCCTGGCTGTTGCTCGAGCCTGGCGCGGATCACTATCTGCTGGTGGTGCTGCCACGCAACTCCTGGCTTTCACGGCTGCTGCGGCGAGTCAGCGGCGAGGTTCCATTCGAACAGGAGGCGTGCGAGCAGCTCCTTGAGCGACTGATGCCCAGGGTCGAGTTGCCCGTGCGCAGCCTGCTGCTCGAACCCTCGGATCCACTGCTGGCTCACTGCGGTCCGGCCAGCGCCCTGCACCCACTCGAACCTTGA
- a CDS encoding YifB family Mg chelatase-like AAA ATPase, with the protein MSLALVHSRAQVGVLAPPVSVETHLANGLPTLTLVGLPEATVKESKDRVRSAIVNSGLDYPARRITQNLAPADLPKDGGRYDLAIALGILAANGQVPAATLDDIECLGELALSGALRPVQGVLPAALAARDAGRALVVPRENAEEASLASGLVVYAVGTLQELVAHLSGQLPLPPYAANGLLLEQRPYPDLSEVQGQVAAKRALLVAAAGGHNLLFTGPPGTGKTLLASRLPGLLPPLDEREALEVAAIRSVSGHAPLDCWPQRPFRHPHHSASGPALVGGGSRPQPGEITLAHHGVLFLDELPEFERRVLEVLREPLESGEIVVARAKDRVRFPARFQLVAAMNPCPCGYFGDPTGRCRCSPEQIQRYRNKLSGPLLDRIDLHLTVARESTVLNSQPSGETSSSVARVVAEARELQQRRQGCTNAFLDLKGLRRHCPLEPADQAWLETACERLTLSLRAAHRLLKVARTLADLEQAPSITRSHLAEALQYRPSA; encoded by the coding sequence ATGTCCCTCGCCCTCGTCCACAGCCGCGCCCAGGTCGGGGTGCTGGCACCACCTGTCAGCGTCGAAACCCACCTGGCCAACGGCCTGCCCACGCTCACCCTGGTCGGTTTGCCGGAGGCCACGGTCAAGGAGAGCAAGGACCGGGTGCGCAGCGCCATCGTCAACTCGGGGCTGGACTACCCAGCCCGGCGCATCACCCAGAACCTCGCCCCCGCCGACTTGCCCAAGGACGGCGGGCGCTATGACCTGGCCATCGCCCTGGGTATCCTCGCCGCCAACGGCCAGGTGCCGGCGGCCACCCTCGATGACATCGAATGCCTGGGCGAGCTGGCCTTGTCCGGGGCGTTGCGGCCAGTTCAGGGGGTGCTGCCTGCAGCCCTCGCCGCACGCGATGCCGGCCGGGCGCTGGTGGTACCCCGAGAGAATGCCGAAGAGGCCAGCCTGGCCAGCGGGTTGGTGGTGTATGCCGTTGGCACTCTGCAGGAACTGGTCGCCCACCTGAGCGGGCAACTGCCCCTGCCACCCTACGCGGCTAATGGCTTGCTACTGGAACAACGGCCCTACCCAGACCTGAGCGAAGTCCAGGGCCAGGTCGCCGCCAAACGCGCCCTGCTGGTGGCGGCCGCCGGAGGGCACAACCTGCTGTTCACAGGCCCGCCCGGTACCGGCAAGACCTTGCTCGCCAGCCGCCTGCCCGGCCTGCTGCCGCCGCTGGACGAGCGCGAGGCGCTGGAGGTGGCGGCCATCCGCTCGGTCAGCGGCCATGCTCCGCTCGACTGCTGGCCGCAGCGGCCATTTCGTCATCCCCACCATTCCGCATCCGGCCCGGCGCTGGTCGGGGGTGGCAGCCGACCGCAGCCCGGCGAGATCACCCTGGCGCACCACGGCGTGCTGTTTCTCGACGAGCTACCGGAGTTCGAGCGACGCGTGCTGGAGGTGCTGCGTGAGCCGCTGGAATCCGGCGAGATCGTGGTGGCCCGGGCCAAGGACCGGGTGCGCTTTCCGGCGCGTTTCCAGCTGGTAGCGGCGATGAACCCCTGCCCCTGCGGTTACTTCGGCGACCCCACCGGCCGCTGCCGTTGCAGCCCCGAGCAGATCCAGCGTTATCGCAACAAACTCTCCGGCCCCCTGCTCGATCGTATCGACCTGCATCTTACCGTGGCCCGCGAAAGCACCGTGCTGAACAGCCAGCCCAGCGGTGAGACCAGCTCCAGTGTTGCCCGCGTGGTCGCCGAGGCTCGCGAGTTGCAGCAACGCCGCCAAGGCTGCACCAATGCCTTCCTTGACCTTAAAGGCCTGCGCCGGCACTGCCCGCTGGAACCGGCTGACCAGGCTTGGCTGGAGACGGCCTGTGAACGCTTGACCTTATCGTTGCGGGCAGCACACCGGCTGTTGAAGGTGGCCCGCACGCTGGCAGACCTGGAACAGGCCCCCTCCATCACCAGGTCGCACCTGGCCGAAGCGCTGCAGTACCGGCCCAGCGCCTGA
- a CDS encoding DUF2790 domain-containing protein yields MTLRKAFALTATALTLGTSAGAFATEATPYHYGMDLDIAQVVKVDAPASTQGHTGNATLTYRDSSGQLRAVSYVQPTTLANQN; encoded by the coding sequence ATGACCCTTCGCAAAGCCTTCGCCCTGACCGCCACCGCCCTGACCCTCGGCACCAGTGCCGGCGCCTTCGCCACCGAAGCCACCCCCTACCACTACGGCATGGACCTGGACATCGCCCAGGTGGTCAAGGTCGACGCGCCCGCCAGCACCCAGGGCCACACCGGCAACGCCACCCTGACCTACCGCGACAGCAGCGGCCAGCTGCGCGCCGTGAGCTACGTGCAACCCACCACCCTCGCCAACCAGAACTGA
- a CDS encoding alpha/beta hydrolase, whose translation MNLSRTLTAGLLTLAVNSAFAAGSPGVESTTQGFLDALAAGGGKPLETLAPKDARAVLSGAQAGVKVDLSGIRVERRTIQADGQPLEIRVVRPEGAKGELPVFMFFHGGGWVLGDYPTHERLIRDLVVGSGAAAVYVDYTPSPEAKFPTAINQAYAATRWVAEHGKEIGVDGNRLAVAGNSVGGNMAAVVAIKAKEAGTPKLRFQALLWPVTDANFNNASYNQFAEGHFLTRNMMQWFWNSYTTDPRQRDDIHASPLRASLEQLKGLPPALVQTAEMDVLRDEGEAYARKLDAAGVPVTAVRYNGMIHDYGLLNVLSTVPTVRSAMDQAAQALKQHLQ comes from the coding sequence ATGAACCTGTCCCGCACCCTGACCGCCGGCCTGCTGACCTTGGCCGTGAACAGTGCCTTCGCCGCCGGCAGCCCCGGCGTCGAGTCCACCACCCAAGGTTTCCTCGATGCCCTCGCCGCTGGCGGTGGCAAGCCGCTGGAAACCCTGGCACCTAAAGATGCCCGCGCCGTACTGAGTGGTGCACAGGCCGGGGTGAAGGTCGACCTGTCGGGTATTCGCGTCGAGCGCCGGACCATCCAGGCCGACGGCCAGCCGCTGGAGATCCGCGTGGTACGCCCCGAAGGGGCCAAGGGTGAGCTGCCGGTGTTCATGTTCTTCCACGGCGGCGGCTGGGTGCTGGGCGATTACCCCACCCACGAACGCCTGATCCGCGACTTGGTGGTCGGTTCCGGCGCGGCAGCGGTGTACGTCGATTACACGCCATCGCCAGAAGCGAAATTCCCCACCGCGATCAACCAGGCCTACGCCGCCACCCGCTGGGTGGCCGAGCATGGCAAGGAGATCGGCGTGGACGGCAATCGCCTGGCAGTAGCCGGCAACAGCGTCGGCGGCAACATGGCCGCGGTGGTGGCGATCAAGGCCAAGGAGGCCGGCACGCCGAAGCTGCGCTTCCAGGCACTGCTGTGGCCGGTGACCGATGCCAACTTCAACAACGCGTCGTACAACCAGTTCGCCGAGGGCCATTTCCTGACCCGCAACATGATGCAGTGGTTCTGGAACAGCTACACCACCGACCCGCGCCAGCGCGATGACATCCACGCCTCGCCGTTGCGCGCCAGCCTCGAGCAGTTGAAGGGCCTGCCACCGGCGCTGGTGCAGACCGCCGAGATGGATGTGCTGCGTGACGAAGGCGAAGCCTATGCCCGCAAGCTCGACGCGGCCGGGGTGCCGGTGACCGCCGTGCGCTACAACGGCATGATCCATGACTACGGCCTACTCAATGTGCTGAGCACGGTGCCCACTGTCCGCAGTGCCATGGACCAGGCGGCACAGGCATTGAAGCAACACCTCCAGTAA
- a CDS encoding monovalent cation:proton antiporter-2 (CPA2) family protein translates to MPHEGSLLQTAVIFLLAAVIAVPLAKRLQLGAVIGYLLAGVAIGPQALGLIRDTESVAHISELGVVLLLFIIGLELSPRRLWLMRKSVFGVGTAQVLLTGAVIGAIALFGFSQTLPAALVLGLGLALSSTALGLQSLAETKQLNAPHGRLAFAILLFQDIAAIPLIALVPLLAASGPDTAQGDSLEHGLKVFASIAVVVVGGRYLLRPLFRTVARTGLPEVSTATALLVVIGTAWLMEEAGVSMALGAFLAGLLLADSEYRHELEAQIEPFKGLLLGLFFISVGMGANLRLLLEMPLVLLGLTLLLIAVKLVLLIGVGRLAGGLNRASALRLGMVLAAGGEFAFVVFKLGKDQGLFDIQTYDLLLMTITLSMAITPLLMLGCARALKRPQPPREVPEQYKSIDAGTPRVVIVGMGRMGQIVARILRAQKVPFIALETSVDTIEMTRMFEQVPVFYGDPSRSDVLHAAKVGEAEYVIITIDDPEAATRTAERVKRLYPHLKVVARARNRQHVHKLMDVGAEPIRETFHSSLEMSRRTLIGLGLSEEQAAYRIERFAEHDEQVLEAQGLVRDDRAKVMQTAKEARVELERLFESDAD, encoded by the coding sequence ATGCCACACGAAGGCAGCCTTCTACAAACCGCGGTGATCTTCCTGCTCGCCGCCGTGATCGCCGTTCCCCTCGCCAAACGCCTGCAACTGGGCGCCGTGATCGGCTACCTGCTGGCCGGCGTGGCCATCGGCCCGCAGGCCCTGGGCCTGATCCGCGACACCGAAAGTGTCGCGCATATCTCCGAACTGGGCGTGGTGTTGCTGCTGTTCATCATCGGCCTTGAGCTGTCTCCACGACGCTTGTGGCTGATGCGCAAATCGGTGTTCGGCGTCGGCACCGCGCAAGTACTGCTGACGGGCGCGGTGATCGGCGCCATCGCCCTGTTCGGCTTCAGCCAGACACTGCCGGCCGCCTTGGTGTTGGGCCTGGGCCTGGCGTTATCGTCCACCGCACTGGGCTTGCAAAGCCTGGCCGAAACCAAGCAGCTCAACGCGCCCCACGGCCGCCTGGCGTTCGCCATCCTGCTGTTCCAGGACATCGCCGCGATCCCGCTGATCGCCCTGGTACCGCTGCTGGCCGCCAGCGGCCCGGACACTGCCCAAGGCGACAGTCTCGAGCACGGGCTGAAAGTGTTCGCCAGCATCGCCGTGGTCGTCGTCGGCGGCCGCTACCTGCTACGCCCACTGTTTCGCACCGTGGCCCGCACCGGCCTGCCGGAAGTGTCCACCGCCACCGCGCTGCTGGTGGTGATCGGCACCGCCTGGCTGATGGAGGAAGCCGGGGTTTCCATGGCCCTGGGCGCCTTCCTCGCCGGCCTGTTGCTGGCCGACTCGGAATACCGCCATGAGCTGGAAGCGCAGATCGAGCCGTTCAAGGGCCTGCTGCTGGGGCTGTTCTTCATCAGTGTCGGTATGGGCGCCAACCTGCGCCTGCTGCTGGAAATGCCGCTGGTGCTACTGGGCCTGACCCTGCTGCTGATCGCCGTGAAACTGGTGCTGCTGATCGGCGTCGGCCGCCTGGCGGGTGGGCTCAACCGTGCCAGCGCCCTGCGCCTGGGCATGGTGCTGGCGGCCGGTGGCGAGTTCGCCTTCGTGGTGTTCAAGCTGGGCAAGGACCAGGGGCTGTTCGATATCCAGACCTACGACCTGCTGTTGATGACCATCACCCTGTCGATGGCAATCACCCCACTGCTGATGCTCGGTTGCGCCCGCGCCCTCAAGCGCCCGCAGCCACCGCGCGAAGTGCCCGAGCAGTACAAGAGTATCGACGCCGGCACCCCGCGGGTGGTGATCGTCGGCATGGGCCGCATGGGCCAGATCGTCGCGCGCATCCTGCGGGCGCAGAAGGTGCCGTTCATTGCCCTGGAAACCTCGGTGGACACCATCGAGATGACCCGCATGTTCGAGCAGGTGCCTGTGTTCTACGGCGACCCATCGCGCTCCGATGTGTTGCATGCGGCCAAGGTCGGCGAGGCCGAGTATGTGATCATCACCATCGACGACCCGGAGGCCGCCACCCGCACCGCCGAGCGGGTCAAGCGGCTGTACCCGCACCTGAAGGTGGTCGCCCGGGCGCGCAACCGCCAGCATGTGCACAAGTTGATGGACGTGGGCGCCGAGCCGATCCGCGAGACGTTCCATTCCAGCCTGGAGATGAGCCGGCGCACCTTGATCGGGCTGGGGTTGTCGGAGGAACAGGCGGCCTACCGGATCGAGCGGTTCGCCGAGCATGACGAACAGGTGCTGGAAGCCCAGGGCCTGGTGCGTGACGACCGGGCCAAGGTGATGCAGACGGCCAAGGAAGCGCGGGTGGAGCTGGAGCGGTTGTTCGAGTCGGATGCGGATTGA
- a CDS encoding HigA family addiction module antitoxin, producing MHNPPHPGEALREDILATIGMNVSSLARHLGYSRGQLSTVLNGHAAISADLAYRLELAGLGSARQYLAEQAAYDLWQAAHREHPPIERLAFA from the coding sequence ATGCACAACCCTCCCCATCCCGGCGAAGCCCTGCGCGAAGACATCCTGGCCACCATCGGCATGAACGTCTCTTCCCTGGCTCGCCACCTTGGCTACTCACGTGGCCAGTTATCCACAGTGCTCAACGGCCACGCCGCCATTTCAGCCGACCTGGCCTATCGCCTTGAACTGGCCGGCCTCGGCAGTGCCCGTCAGTACCTGGCCGAGCAGGCGGCCTATGACCTGTGGCAGGCCGCGCACCGCGAGCATCCACCCATCGAGCGGTTGGCGTTCGCCTGA
- a CDS encoding DUF3077 domain-containing protein, protein MKKIVPDPPLPDTRHHPFGKCDAGHPPLFAVNPDINAHDALVHVAQYLRSAYNVGYKALDHMDDTGKSLLWANLHAVEMAEGLTEAMLEGIESNGVK, encoded by the coding sequence ATGAAAAAGATCGTCCCCGACCCACCCCTCCCCGACACCCGCCACCACCCCTTCGGCAAATGCGACGCCGGCCACCCACCGCTGTTCGCGGTCAACCCCGACATCAACGCCCACGACGCCCTGGTGCATGTCGCCCAGTACCTGCGCAGCGCCTACAACGTTGGCTACAAAGCCCTCGACCATATGGACGACACGGGCAAGAGCCTGTTGTGGGCCAACCTGCATGCGGTCGAGATGGCCGAGGGGCTGACGGAGGCGATGCTGGAGGGGATCGAGTCCAATGGCGTGAAATGA
- the ycaC gene encoding isochorismate family cysteine hydrolase YcaC produces the protein MSKFTYNRLNKDDAAVLLVDHQAGLLSLVRDIEPDRFKNNVLALADLAKYFNLPTILTTSFEQGPNGPLVPELKALFPDAPYIARPGQINAWDNEDFVKAVKATGKKQLIIAGVVTEVCVAFPALAALEEEFEVFVVTDASGTFNEMTRDAAHNRMSQAGAQLMTWFGVACELHRDWRNDVEGLAALFSNHIPDYRNLITSYNALTAGK, from the coding sequence ATGAGCAAATTCACCTACAACCGCCTGAACAAAGACGACGCCGCCGTACTGCTGGTGGACCACCAGGCTGGCCTGCTGTCGCTGGTGCGCGACATCGAGCCGGACCGCTTCAAGAACAACGTGCTGGCCCTGGCGGACCTGGCCAAGTACTTCAACCTGCCGACCATCCTCACCACCAGCTTCGAGCAAGGCCCCAACGGCCCGCTGGTGCCGGAGCTGAAAGCACTGTTCCCGGATGCCCCGTACATCGCCCGCCCCGGTCAGATCAACGCCTGGGACAACGAGGACTTCGTCAAGGCGGTGAAGGCCACCGGCAAGAAGCAGCTGATCATCGCCGGCGTGGTGACCGAAGTGTGCGTGGCCTTCCCGGCGCTGGCGGCCTTGGAGGAGGAGTTCGAGGTGTTCGTGGTCACCGACGCTTCCGGCACCTTCAACGAAATGACCCGCGACGCGGCCCACAACCGCATGAGCCAGGCCGGCGCGCAACTGATGACCTGGTTCGGGGTGGCCTGCGAGCTGCACCGCGACTGGCGCAACGACGTCGAAGGGCTGGCGGCGCTGTTCTCCAACCACATCCCCGACTACCGCAATCTGATCACCAGCTACAACGCGCTGACTGCTGGCAAGTAA
- a CDS encoding LysR substrate-binding domain-containing protein, with protein sequence MEDLNSLYYFTQVVEHGGFAPAGRALDMPKSKLSRRIADLEERLGVRLLHRTSRHCSLTEIGQAYYNRCLAMRVEAEGAAEIIERNRSEPRGLVRVSCPTTLLNSWVGPMLTRYMLKYPQVELFIESTNRRVDLLHEGFDIALRVRFPPLENTDMVMKVLSNSTQCLVGHPSFLEQLPAGFDPQQLSTLPSLHWGGAQREYQWELFQGEDRAQSLVIPHKPRMVTDDLFALRHFVVAGVGIAHLPRVAVREDLAAGRLVEMLPDWQPRCGIVHAIFPSRRGLLPSVRALIDHLAEEFAVSDMA encoded by the coding sequence ATGGAAGACCTCAACTCCCTCTACTACTTCACCCAGGTGGTCGAACACGGCGGCTTCGCCCCGGCCGGCCGGGCACTGGACATGCCCAAGTCCAAGCTCAGCCGGCGCATCGCCGACCTGGAGGAGCGCCTGGGCGTGCGCCTGCTGCACCGCACCAGCCGCCATTGCTCGCTGACCGAGATCGGCCAGGCCTACTACAACCGTTGCCTGGCCATGCGCGTGGAGGCCGAGGGCGCCGCCGAGATCATCGAACGCAACCGCAGCGAACCACGCGGGCTGGTGCGCGTCAGCTGCCCGACCACCCTGCTCAACTCCTGGGTCGGGCCGATGCTGACCCGCTACATGCTCAAGTACCCGCAGGTGGAGCTGTTCATCGAGAGCACCAACCGCCGCGTCGACCTGCTGCACGAGGGTTTCGACATCGCGTTGCGGGTGCGCTTCCCGCCGCTGGAGAACACCGACATGGTGATGAAGGTGCTGAGCAACAGCACCCAGTGCCTGGTCGGCCATCCGTCATTCCTCGAACAGCTGCCGGCAGGTTTCGACCCACAGCAACTGAGCACGCTGCCCAGCCTGCATTGGGGCGGCGCCCAGCGCGAGTACCAGTGGGAGCTGTTCCAGGGTGAGGACAGGGCACAAAGCCTGGTGATCCCGCACAAACCACGAATGGTCACCGATGACTTGTTCGCGCTGCGGCATTTCGTGGTGGCCGGGGTGGGGATCGCGCACCTGCCGCGGGTGGCGGTGCGTGAGGACCTGGCGGCCGGGCGCCTGGTGGAGATGCTGCCGGACTGGCAGCCGCGCTGTGGGATCGTGCATGCGATCTTCCCGTCGCGGCGGGGGTTGCTGCCGTCGGTACGGGCGCTGATCGATCACCTGGCGGAGGAGTTTGCGGTCAGCGACATGGCGTAG
- a CDS encoding amidohydrolase, translating into MTADLILFNGRLHTVDREKPQASAVAIKDGTFIAVGSDAEAMAHKGSSTQIIDLKQRTVIPGLNDSHLHLIRGGLNYNLELRWEGVPSLADALRMLKDQADRTPTPQWVRVVGGWNEFQFAEKRLPTLEEINQAAPDTPVFILHLYDRALLNRAALRAVGYTKDTPNPPGGEIQRDKFGNPTGMLIARPNAAILYATLAKGPKLPLEYQVNSTRQFMRELNRLGLTSAIDAGGGYQNYPDDYQVIQELADNGQLTVRIAYNLFTQKPKEELADFKNWTQKVKPGDGNDFLRHNGAGEMLVFSAADFEDFLEPRPDLPQTMEQELEPVVRHLVEQRWPFRLHATYDESISRMLDVFEKVNRDIPFNGLPWFFDHCETITPKNIERVRALGGGIAIQDRMAFQGEYFVERYGAKAAEATPPIKRMLAEGVPVGAGTDATRVSSYNPWTSLYWMVSGKTVGGLELYPDGGLSRDVALQLFTHGSAWFSSEQGKKGQIKVGQLADLAALSADFFSVEEEAIKWIESVLTVVDGKVVYGAGDFEKLGPAQIPVVPEWSPVVKVPGHWRAGAPLAAAVHQCVGPCGVHAHSHEKARHSSVPVSDFQGFWGALGCSCFAF; encoded by the coding sequence ATGACCGCCGACCTCATCCTGTTCAATGGCCGACTGCACACCGTCGACCGCGAGAAACCCCAGGCCAGCGCCGTCGCCATCAAGGACGGCACGTTCATCGCCGTGGGCAGCGACGCCGAAGCCATGGCCCATAAAGGCAGCAGCACGCAGATCATCGATCTCAAGCAGCGCACGGTGATCCCGGGCCTGAACGACTCGCACCTGCACCTGATCCGCGGTGGGCTGAACTACAACCTGGAACTGCGCTGGGAGGGCGTGCCATCGCTGGCCGACGCCCTGCGCATGCTCAAGGACCAGGCCGACCGTACGCCGACCCCGCAGTGGGTGCGGGTGGTCGGGGGCTGGAACGAATTCCAGTTCGCCGAAAAGCGCCTACCCACCCTGGAAGAAATCAACCAGGCCGCGCCCGACACCCCGGTGTTCATCCTCCACCTGTACGACCGCGCGCTGCTCAACCGCGCCGCGCTCCGGGCGGTCGGCTACACCAAGGACACGCCCAACCCGCCCGGTGGCGAGATCCAGCGCGACAAGTTCGGCAACCCCACCGGCATGCTCATCGCCCGGCCCAATGCCGCCATCCTCTACGCCACCCTGGCCAAGGGGCCGAAGCTGCCGCTGGAGTACCAGGTCAATTCCACCCGCCAGTTCATGCGTGAGCTCAACCGCCTGGGGCTGACCAGCGCCATCGATGCCGGCGGTGGCTACCAGAACTACCCGGATGACTACCAGGTGATCCAGGAGCTGGCCGACAACGGCCAGCTGACCGTGCGCATCGCCTACAACCTGTTCACCCAGAAACCCAAGGAAGAACTGGCCGACTTCAAGAACTGGACGCAGAAGGTCAAGCCCGGCGACGGCAACGACTTCCTGCGCCACAACGGCGCTGGCGAGATGCTGGTGTTCTCGGCGGCCGACTTCGAGGACTTCCTCGAACCCCGCCCGGACTTGCCGCAGACCATGGAGCAGGAACTGGAACCCGTGGTGCGCCACCTGGTCGAGCAGCGCTGGCCGTTCCGCCTGCACGCCACCTACGACGAGTCCATCTCGCGCATGCTCGATGTGTTCGAGAAGGTCAACCGCGATATCCCGTTCAATGGCCTGCCGTGGTTCTTCGACCATTGCGAGACCATCACGCCGAAGAACATCGAGCGGGTGAGGGCGCTGGGTGGTGGCATCGCCATCCAGGACCGCATGGCGTTCCAGGGCGAATACTTCGTCGAGCGCTATGGCGCCAAGGCCGCCGAGGCGACCCCGCCGATCAAGCGCATGCTGGCCGAGGGCGTGCCGGTGGGTGCGGGTACCGATGCCACTCGGGTGTCCAGCTACAACCCCTGGACCTCGCTGTACTGGATGGTCAGCGGCAAGACCGTTGGTGGGTTGGAACTGTACCCGGACGGTGGCCTGAGCCGTGACGTTGCCCTGCAGCTGTTCACCCACGGCAGCGCCTGGTTCTCCAGCGAGCAGGGCAAGAAAGGGCAGATCAAGGTGGGCCAGCTGGCCGACCTGGCGGCGCTGTCGGCGGACTTCTTCAGCGTCGAGGAAGAGGCGATCAAGTGGATCGAGTCGGTGCTGACCGTGGTCGACGGCAAGGTGGTGTATGGCGCCGGTGACTTCGAGAAGCTGGGGCCGGCGCAGATCCCGGTGGTGCCGGAGTGGTCGCCGGTGGTGAAGGTGCCGGGGCACTGGCGGGCCGGCGCACCGCTGGCTGCGGCCGTGCACCAGTGCGTCGGGCCTTGCGGGGTGCATGCGCACAGTCATGAGAAGGCGCGGCATTCCAGTGTGCCGGTGAGCGACTTCCAGGGGTTCTGGGGGGCGTTGGGTTGTTCCTGCTTTGCGTTCTGA